The following proteins are co-located in the Polyodon spathula isolate WHYD16114869_AA chromosome 33, ASM1765450v1, whole genome shotgun sequence genome:
- the LOC121303530 gene encoding kinesin-like protein KIF14, with product MSDMFAPPAPVKRFLTENPPIVMLPSVLDVITMDDGLPKAVYKSAVSEVGCAGELARINFESHQDTLPFSPDTTQTFSVNSLTSSSPLLHSTLLARSPRFHVSRHGLLELSALSSDEHFMERNPQVNEPLSSSQHLSEMKFTSTAFFTVTKRKQSEEENQADREMDGCSFQAAKRTALPSQSTLDPIESFGEVNKVGYVDKVSSSGPEHTSKNRLCESSRKTFASPVVPVDWTSALGSQLVKEGTSRMSYPNTRMDVGTRKTVDLPNPAVSSGQSLEAVEMKKELGYETTTAGFQSVASKKDSSLPEDFLEVDQEHQARFSLGGLSNPAKGKQDGEDSAITVAIRVRPLNSREQKMKAKSVVSVSGQETTVHPPQSQQKFSFFFDFSFWSCDAQDSSYASQETIYESLARPLLDKVFQGYNACLFAYGQTGSGKSYTMMGYNEEAGVIPRFCEEVFVKAAEFKQDNVTCHIEMSYFEIYNEKLHDLLTSDKEKNKNKKTSLRIREHPELGPYVAGLSAYVVGSFTDVQGWLELGNKQRATAATGMNDKSSRSHSVFTMVVTQTKRETLDGEAHNHTVRSHVNLVDLAGSERSSSGQTTGMRLKEGANINRSLMTLGRVISALSEASQSKKKHFIPYRDSLLTWLLKESLGGNSKTAMLATVSPAAVNMEETLSTLRYAKQARSIINVAKVNEDSNARIIRELKAEIEKLRAFQRCSQGTDLMKSDSSLHEILSLKQKLLEQEKKLTEAQQEWKENLARAEQCKLEEARELQKAGVSFKVDNRLPNLVSLNEDPQLSEMLLYIIKEGQTKVGRHMVDSKYDIQLTGALIADSHCLITNEQGTVTLTPVADAETYVNGGLLSEPVTLHHGDRVILGGEHYFRFNHPVEVQNGHRASEGPVACKEMLQDFEFAKNELVESQKQRIEAEIEEARVQAQQEMMQELQTARELAQKELSAQRCFYEERIRELQKDMEDELNMKQELLRKEMEHKSHKRLGKLLLTGPPEPSTQELEESQLRHRRFMEALQLEKEKLAREMAQVQQARLSREEEKKSAARQGKSKWASLRLSALLQEANTISRSLKKPVTFTRNKYPSVSEGARSVHVRVTNTEMGASTLWDLQTFEGKLLSMRELCQGSHGGCDEDLFCFPTDVEVKSHSPLLDASLAFVFAVYGDAFEILSFRYNIAVTG from the exons TGGTGAACTGGCTCGTATTAACTTTGAATCCCATCAGGACACCCTTCCCTTTTCTCCAGACACAACCCAGACCTTTTCGGTCAACTCCCTGACCTCTTCTAGTCCTCTACTGCACAGCACTCTTCTTGCTCGGAGCCCGAGGTTTCACGTTAGTCGGCACGGTCTCTTGGAACTCTCTGCCTTGAGTTCAGATGAACACTTCATGGAACGGAACCCCCAGGTGAATGAACCCTTGAGTTCTTCTCAACATCTCTCAGAAATGAAGTTTACCTCAACAGCCTTCTTCACTGTTACAAAGAGGAAACAGAGTGAGGAGGAGAACCAAGCTGACAGAGAAATGGATGGTTGTAGTTTTCAGGCTGCAAAAAGAACAGCACTTCCATCACAATCAACCTTGGATCCTATTGAGTCTTTTGGGGAGGTAAATAAGGTAGGTTATGTGGACAAAGTGTCTTCCTCAGGACCAGAACACACATCAAAAAATAGGTTATGTGAGTCTTCAAGAAAGACATTTGCTTCCCCTGTTGTGCCAGTTGACTGGACATCTGCCTTGGGGTCACAGCTTGTTAAAGAAGGTACATCTAGAATGTCATATCCTAATACACGTATGGATGTTGGCACAAGAAAGACTGTGGACCTCCCTAATCCTGCTGTATCGAGTGGACAAAGCCTAGAGGCTGTTGAGATGAAGAAAGAGCTGGGTTATGAGACTACTACGGCAGGGTTTCAGTCTGTGGCTTCCAAGAAGGATAGCTCATTGCCTGAGGATTTTTTAGAGGTGGATCAAGAACACCAAGCAAGATTCAGCCTTGGTGGTCTCAGCAACCCAGCAAAGGGAAAGCAAGACGGGGAGGACAGCGCAATAACTGTGGCGATTCGAGTGCGGCCACTAAACTCAAG GGAACAGAAAATGAAGGCCAAGTCTGTGGTGTCTGTTTCTGGGCAGGAGACTACTGTTCACCCTCCACAGAGCCAGCAGAAGTTCTCGTTCTTCTTTGACTTCTCATTCTGGTCATGTGATGCCCAGGACAGCTCTTACGCCAGCCAGGAGACGATCTATGAGAGTTTGGCTCGCCCTCTCCTCGACAAGGTCTTTCAGGGATATAATGCGTGTCTGTTTGCCTATGGACAAACAGGATCTGGAAAATCCTACAC AATGATGGGATACAATGAAGAGGCTGGAGTAATCCCCCGATTCTGTGAGGAAGTCTTTGTTAAGGCTGCTGAGTTCAAACAGGATAAT GTGACCTGTCACATTGAAATGAGTTACTTTGAAATCTACAATGAGAAACTTCATGATCTCCTCACGTCTGACAaggaaaagaataaaaacaagaagACATCT cttcGCATACGAGAACATCCAGAATTGGGACCATATGTAGCTGGGCTTTCTGC GTACGTAGTTGGCTCTTTCACAGATGTGCAG GGCTGGCTAGAGTTGGGAAACAAGCAGAGAGCTACAGCCGCTACTGGAATGAATGACAAGAGCTCCCGGTCTCACTCTGTCTTTACAATGGTGGTGACGCAGACAAAG AGAGAGACTTTAGATGGCGAGGCTCACAACCACACTGTGAGGAGTCATGTCAACCTGGTGGACCTGGCAGGAAGTGAGCGGTCCTCATCGGGTCAGACCACTGGAATGAGACTCAAG GAAGGAGCCAATATAAACAGATCCTTGATGACTCTTGGCAGGGTGATTAGTGCTCTTTCTGAAGCATCGCAGTCCAAGAAGAAGCACTTCATTCCATACAGGGACTCTTTGCTAACCTG GCTTTTAAAGGAAAGTCTTGGGGGAAATTCCAAGACTGCAATGCTGGCGACGGTGAGCCCAGCAGCAGTGAACATGGAGGAAACCCTGAGCACTCTGCGCTATGCGAAACAAGCACGCAGCATCATTAACGTGGCCAAAGTCAATGAAGACTCCAATGCGAGGATTATTCGAG AGCTAAAAGCAGAAATTGAGAAGCTCCGAGCATTCCAGCGATGTAGCCAAGGAACAGATTTGATGAAGTCTGACTCGAGCCTTCACGAGATACTGTCGCTAAAGCAAAAGCTTCTGGAGCAGGAGAAGAAACTGACAGAGGCACAGCA GGAATGGAAAGAAAATCTTGCCAGGGCTGAGCAGTGTAAACTTGAGGAAGCCAGAGAACTTCAG AAGGCGGGCGTCTCTTTCAAAGTGGACAACAGGCTTCCCAATCTGGTGAGTCTGAATGAGGACCCCCAGCTCTCTGAGATGCTGCTATACATCATTAAAGAAGGGCAGACTAAAGTTGGGAGACACATGGTTGACTCGAAGTACGACATCCAGCTGACCGGAGCGCTCATTGCAGACAGCCACTG TCTGATCACAAACGAGCAAGGAACTGTCACATTAACCCCAGTTGCAGATGCCGAGACTTATGTAAATGGAGGTCTTTTGTCGGAGCCCGTCACTTTGCATCAT GGAGACAGAGTGATTCTTGGTGGAGAGCATTATTTCCGTTTCAACCACCCGGTGGAAGTTCAGAATGGCCACAGAGCTTCTGAGGGGCCAGTCGCTTGTAAAGAGATGCTGCAGGACTTTGAATTTGCTAAGAATGAGCTGGTTGAATCCCAGAAGCAAAG GATTGAAGCAGAAATTGAAGAGGCGAGAGTGCAGGCCCAGCAGGAAATGATGCAGGAGCTGCAGACTGCAAGAGAGCTGGCGCAGAAAGAACTGTCAGCACAGCGCTGCTTCTACGAAGAGCGGATCCGGGAGCTGCAGAAAGACATG GAAGATGAGCTCAATATGAAGCAGGAGCTTCTCCGCAAGGAGATGGAACATAAGAGTCACAAACGCCTAGGGAAGCTGCTTCTGACTGGTCCACCCGAGCCATCCACACAG GAGCTGGAGGAGAGCCAGCTGAGGCACCGCAGGTTCATGGAGGCTTTGCAGCTGGAGAAGGAGAAGCTGGCTCGGGAGATGGCCCAGGTGCAGCAAGCCCGGCTCAGcagggaggaggagaagaagagtGCTGCCAGACAgg gcaaGTCTAAGTGGGCCTCTCTCAGGCTGTCTGCCCTTCTACAGGAAGCAAACACAATCAGCAGATCTCTAAAGAAACCGGTCACGTTCACCAG GAACAAATATCCCAGTGTGAGTGAAGGGGCCCGCTCTGTTCATGTCCGAGTCACCAACACTGAGATGGGAGCCTCCACGCTTTGGGATCTGCAGACATTTGAGGGGAAACTCCTTTCTATGAGGGAACTCTGTCAG gGTTCACATGGTGGGTGCGACGAGGATCTTTTCTGTTTCCCCACTGATGTCGAGGTTAAATCGCATTCACCT CTGCTAGATGCCTCACTGgcctttgtttttgctgtttatgGTGATGCATTTGAAATCCTGTCCTTTAGATACAATATAGCTGTCACAGGCTAA